In one window of Longimicrobium sp. DNA:
- a CDS encoding pyridoxal phosphate-dependent decarboxylase family protein, with amino-acid sequence MSTTEPAPPAAAPRSAAPVLGDMPPEEFRRHAHAAVDWMADYLAGVERHPVLSRVQPGDVAALIPPSPPSQGEDFAGVLADVERVVMPGITHWNHPGFFAYFAITGSGPGIIGEMMAAALNVNGMLWRSSPSVTEVEERALDWLRQMLGLPEVFRGTIQDTASISTLVAIATAREAARVGVREMGMSGRDLPRMRVYASEQVHSSIDKACITLGLGMEGLRKIPVDAEFRMDAAALDAAIEEDRAAGMLPFCVVATVGTTSTSSIDPVAAIADVCARRKVWLHVDAAYGGSAAAVPELRWILDGAERADSVVTNPHKWLFTPIDISVLYLRDPELCRRAFSLVPDYLATPEGASVTNLMDYGPALGKRFRALKLWFVLRYFGAEGVAARIREHVRLARELAGWIDAEPFWERMAPTPLSLVVFRHRPAGMGEEETDAHNERIMAAVNESGRIFISHTRLHGRIALRLAIGNLRTQEPHVRAAWDLLRKTGDELLRVRSPTFGRESIP; translated from the coding sequence ATGAGCACCACCGAGCCCGCGCCGCCCGCCGCCGCGCCCCGTTCCGCCGCCCCCGTGCTGGGCGACATGCCGCCCGAGGAGTTCCGCCGCCACGCCCACGCCGCGGTGGACTGGATGGCGGACTACCTCGCCGGCGTGGAGCGCCATCCCGTCCTCTCGCGGGTGCAGCCGGGCGACGTCGCCGCGCTCATCCCACCCTCACCACCGTCACAGGGCGAGGACTTCGCGGGCGTGCTGGCCGACGTGGAACGGGTGGTGATGCCGGGGATCACGCACTGGAACCATCCCGGCTTCTTCGCCTACTTCGCCATCACCGGCTCCGGGCCCGGCATCATCGGCGAGATGATGGCGGCGGCGCTGAACGTGAACGGGATGCTGTGGCGCTCGTCGCCCTCCGTCACCGAGGTCGAGGAGCGGGCGCTGGACTGGCTGCGGCAGATGCTCGGCCTCCCCGAGGTCTTTCGGGGGACGATCCAGGACACCGCCTCCATCTCCACCCTGGTCGCCATCGCCACGGCGCGCGAGGCGGCGCGGGTGGGGGTGCGGGAGATGGGGATGAGCGGGCGCGACCTGCCGCGGATGCGCGTCTACGCCTCGGAGCAGGTGCACTCGTCCATCGACAAGGCGTGCATCACCCTGGGCCTGGGGATGGAGGGGCTGCGGAAGATCCCGGTCGACGCCGAGTTCCGCATGGACGCCGCCGCGCTGGATGCGGCGATCGAGGAGGACCGCGCGGCGGGGATGCTTCCCTTCTGCGTCGTGGCGACGGTGGGGACCACGTCGACCAGCAGCATCGACCCCGTCGCCGCCATCGCGGACGTGTGCGCGCGGCGGAAGGTGTGGCTGCACGTGGACGCGGCGTACGGCGGATCGGCGGCGGCGGTGCCGGAGCTGCGGTGGATCCTGGACGGCGCCGAGCGGGCGGACTCGGTCGTCACCAACCCGCACAAGTGGCTGTTCACGCCCATCGACATCTCCGTGCTCTATCTGCGCGACCCGGAGCTCTGCCGCCGCGCCTTCTCCCTCGTCCCCGACTACCTGGCCACGCCGGAGGGCGCGAGCGTCACCAACCTGATGGACTACGGCCCCGCGCTGGGCAAGCGCTTCCGCGCGCTGAAGCTGTGGTTCGTGCTGCGCTACTTCGGCGCCGAGGGCGTGGCCGCGCGCATCCGCGAGCACGTGCGGCTGGCGCGGGAGCTGGCCGGGTGGATCGACGCGGAGCCGTTCTGGGAGCGGATGGCGCCCACGCCGCTCAGCCTGGTCGTCTTCCGCCACCGCCCGGCGGGGATGGGCGAGGAAGAGACGGACGCGCACAACGAGCGGATCATGGCCGCGGTGAACGAGAGCGGGCGCATCTTCATCTCCCACACGCGCCTGCACGGCCGCATCGCCCTGCGCCTGGCGATCGGCAATCTCCGCACGCAGGAGCCCCATGTCCGCGCCGCCTGGGACCTCCTGCGGAAGACGGGAGACGAGCTGCTCCGCGTGCGTTCGCCGACTTTCGGACGCGAATCGATTCCGTAA